A section of the Piliocolobus tephrosceles isolate RC106 chromosome 14, ASM277652v3, whole genome shotgun sequence genome encodes:
- the LCN6 gene encoding epididymal-specific lipocalin-6, with protein MGGLLLAALLALVSVPRAQAVWLGRLDPKQLLGPWYVLAVASREKSFAVEKDMKNVAGVVVTLTPENNLRLLSSQHGLEGCSQSVMELLKRNSGWVFENPSIGVLELRVLATNFRDYAIIFTQLEFGDEPFNTVELYSRTEAASQEAMGLFTKWSRGLGFLSQQQAQLQKDLTCAHKILP; from the exons ATGGGTGGCCTACTGCTGGCTGCTCTTCTGGCTTTGGTCTCAGTGCCCAGGGCCCAAGCCGTGTGGTTGGGAAGACTGGACCCTAAGCAG CTTCTTGGGCCCTGGTACGTGCTTGCGGTGGCCTCCCGGGAAAAGAGCTTTGCCGTGGAGAAGGACATGAAGAACGTCGCGGGGGTAGTGGTGACCCTCACTCCAGAAAACAATCTGCGACTGCTGTCCTCTCAGCACGG GCTGGAGGGGTGCAGCCAGAGTGTCATGGAGCTGTTGAAGCGAAACTCCGGATGGGTGTTTGAGAATCCCT CAATAGGCGTGCTGGAGCTCCGGGTGCTGGCCACCAACTTCAGAGACTATGCCATCATCTTCACTCAGCTGGAGTTTGGGGACGAGCCCTTCAACACTGTGGAGCTGTACA GTCGGACGGAGGCAGCCAGCCAGGAGGCCATGGGACTCTTCACCAAGTGGAGCAGGGGCCTGGGCTTCCTGTCGCAGCAGCAGGCCCAGCTGCAGAAGGACC TCACCTGTGCTCACAAGATCCTCCCG TGA
- the LCN10 gene encoding epididymal-specific lipocalin-10, whose protein sequence is MRQGLLVLVLVLAAGSQVQDWYPRESHTLNWSKFSGFWYILATATDAQGFLPARDKRKLGASLIKVNKVGQLRVLLAFSRGQGSGWAQPHHPGTSGHLWASLSVKGVKAFHVLSTDYSYGLVYLRLGRAAQNYKNLLLFHRQNVSSFQSLKEFMDACEILGLSKAAVILPKDASCAHTILP, encoded by the exons atgaggcaggggctgctggtgctggtgctggtgctggcTGCAGGGTCCCAGGTGCAGGACTGGTACCCCAGGGAGTCCCACACCCTCAACTGGAGCAAG TTTTCAGGGTTCTGGTACATTCTGGCCACGGCCACAGACGCCCAGGGATTCTTGCCGGCCAGGGACAAGAGGAAGCTGGGGGCGTCCTTGATAAAAGTGAACAAAGTAGGCCAGCTCCGTGTGCTCCTTGCCTTCAGCCG GGGTCAGGGCTCTGGGTGGGCACAGCCACACCATCCAGGAACCAGCGGGCATCTCTGGGCGTCTCTTTCAGTGAAAGGGGTGAAGGCCTTCCACGTGCTGTCCACTGACTACAGCTACGGTCTGGTCTACCTCCGCCTGGGGCGCGCAGCCCAAAACTACAAGAACCTGCTGCTCTTCC ATAGACAGAACGTTTCGAGCTTCCAGAGTCTGAAGGAATTCATGGACGCGTGTGAAATTCTGGGGCTCTCCAAGGCCGCCGTCATCCTCCCGAAAGACG CTTCCTGTGCACACACCATCCTGCCATGA